A genomic region of Camelus ferus isolate YT-003-E chromosome 11, BCGSAC_Cfer_1.0, whole genome shotgun sequence contains the following coding sequences:
- the LOC102514201 gene encoding LOW QUALITY PROTEIN: olfactory receptor 226 (The sequence of the model RefSeq protein was modified relative to this genomic sequence to represent the inferred CDS: inserted 2 bases in 1 codon) produces the protein MSAGGNHSEVTEFILVGFPGSLRLHVGLLVLFLPVYLLTVTENVLIIAXVIRVSPLLHKPMYVFLGNLSFLEVWYVSVTVPKLLLSLVAPEFRRISFAGCMAQLYFFLALACTECALLGVMAYDRYVAICSPLRYPAIMSPRLCSLLATGSWLSGFAISVGKVFFISRLGYCGPNVMNHFFCDVSPLLNLACSDMSVAELMDFLLALLILLGPLLLTVSSYTAIISAVLRIPSAAGRHKAFSTCASHLAVVVIFYSASLFIYARPRAIYSFDLNKLVSVVYTVLTPLLNPIIYCLRNREVKEALHRVVQGAAQTLGASS, from the exons ATGTCTGCAGGTGGCAACCACTCGGAAGTGACCGAGTTCATCCTGGTGGGCTTCCCGGGCTCGCTGAGACTCCACGTGGGCCTGCTGGTGCTGTTCCTGCCGGTCTACCTGCTGACCGTCACGGAGAACGTGCTCATCATCGC GGTGATCCGTGTCAGCCCTCTACTGCACAAGCCCATGTACGTCTTCCTCGGCAACCTGTCCTTCCTGGAGGTGTGGTACGTCTCCGTCACGGTGCCCAAGTTGCTGCTCAGCCTGGTGGCGCCCGAGTTCCGCCGCATCTCCTTCGCGGGCTGCATGGCACAGCTGTACTTCTTCCTAGCGCTGGCCTGCACCGAGTGCGCGCTCCTGGGCGTCATGGCCTacgaccgctacgtggccatctgcagCCCCCTGCGCTACCCGGCCATCATGAGCCCCCGCCTCTGCAGCCTCCTGGCCACTGGCTCTTGGCTCTCGGGCTTCGCCATCTCCGTGGGAAAGGTCTTCTTCATCTCGCGCCTGGGCTACTGCGGCCCCAACGTCATGAACCACTTCTTCTGCGATGTGTCCCCACTGCTGAACCTGGCATGCTCCGACATGTCTGTGGCGGAGCTCATGGACTTCCTCCTGGCGCTGCTCATCCTGCTGGGGCCGCTGCTGCTCACTGTCTCCTCCTACACCGCCATCATCAGCGCAGTGCTGCGCATCCCGTCTGCCGCCGGCCGGCACAAGGCTTTCTCTACCTGCGCCTCGCACCTGGCCGTGGTGGTCATCTTCTACTCGGCCTCCCTCTTCATCTACGCCCGGCCTCGCGCCATCTACTCCTTCGACCTCAACAAGCTGGTGTCCGTGGTCTACACCGTGCTCACGCCCCTGCTCAACCCCATCATCTACTGCCTGCGGAACCGGGAGGTCAAGGAGGCCCTGCACAGGGTGGTGCAGGGGGCGGCCCAGACCCTGGGCGCCTCGTCCTAg